The Lonchura striata isolate bLonStr1 chromosome 5, bLonStr1.mat, whole genome shotgun sequence genome window below encodes:
- the SNU13 gene encoding NHP2-like protein 1 — protein sequence MSEAEVNPKAYPLADAQLTKTLLDLVQQSCNYKQLRKGANEATKTLNRGIAEFIVMAADAEPLEIILHLPLLCEDKNVPYVFVRSKQALGRACGVSRPVIACSITIKEGSQLKPQIQSVQQAIERLLV from the exons ATG AGTGAGGCAGAAGTGAATCCCAAAGCTTACCCATTGGCTGATGCACAGCTCACCAAAACGCTGCTGGATCTTGTGCAGCAATCCTGCAACTATAAGCAGCTACGCAAGGGAGCCAATGAAG CCACCAAAACACTGAACAGAGGGATAGCAGAGTTCATTGTGATGGCAGCAGATGCGGAGCCCTTGGAGATCATCCTGCACCTACCTCTTCTCTGCGAGGACAAGAACGTACCCTACGTGTTTGTGCGCTCCAAGCAAGCCCTGGGCCGGGCATGCGGCGTTTCCCGGCCTGTCATCGCCTGCTCCATCACCATCAAGGAGGGATCACAGCTAAAGCCTCAGATCCAGTCTGTACAGCAAGCTATTGAAAGACTGTTGGTCTAA